Proteins from one Desulfonema limicola genomic window:
- the queF gene encoding preQ(1) synthase gives MPETFYQLNKPDKIKTDLLKPIDYQYRGKRDISIVIEQPEFTSVCPMTGLPDFGAVIIKYRPNEKIIELKSLKYYFLQYRNVGIFYEHVVNRILDDLVEVLKPQQMEITGKFTARGGILTNVTAEYQGKADA, from the coding sequence ATGCCAGAAACATTTTACCAGCTCAACAAGCCAGATAAGATTAAAACAGATTTGCTTAAACCCATAGATTATCAATACAGAGGCAAAAGAGATATTAGTATAGTTATTGAACAGCCTGAATTCACTTCTGTATGCCCTATGACTGGACTGCCTGATTTTGGGGCTGTTATAATCAAATACAGGCCGAATGAGAAGATTATTGAATTAAAATCCCTTAAATATTATTTTCTTCAATACCGCAATGTGGGTATATTTTATGAACATGTGGTCAACCGCATTCTGGATGATCTTGTTGAAGTACTGAAACCACAGCAAATGGAGATTACAGGCAAATTTACAGCAAGGGGCGGCATATTAACCAATGTTACTGCAGAATATCAAGGAAAAGCAGATGCCTGA
- a CDS encoding response regulator, whose amino-acid sequence MSIDPQKITILLVEDAAVMRNIEKRTLNSLGFKTIIEAEDGAIAIKILQETEGIDIVISDWNMPNTDGFQLLEWIRTSNKYSDLPFIMATGHGDKKQQQKAVEAGTNSFIIKPFDNKDLQNKIDEAFGIKKKEKTIQADQSLSQESDSGKVKLRIAHIQITDHLVLGVLKHMIEKGDVVPRHFELETKCLPGWNSVADALEKGRVDAACVLAPIAMDLYSFGIPIKMILLAHKNGSIFVRNRRGDYQEPFQDYFRNKSFLIPHKLSIHHMLAHMFFEKIGLKSGMNRDSNADINFEVVTPVKMPEFLTENVDACGFMVAEPFGTKVIDSSLADLQFLSGEIWPQHPCCVVAMRDEFIDPHTDAVYELTEMLVKAGKFIEEKPELAAEIAVNFLDPDKNLGLKVPMLKNVLTEEQGIKAGDLYPLIEDFEIMQDYMVNKMGISSTINLEKFIDTRFARAAYKDRVIKHQPSSLYSADDLITNILQRGIPKTSGSPKSISANNKAGRTSIDPQNITILLVEDAAVMRNIEKKTLNSLGFKTIIEAEDGTIAIKTLQETEGIDIVISDWNMPNTDGFKLLKWIRTSDNYSELPFIMATGQGDKKQQQKAVEAGVNSFIAKPFDSIELKNKIDEAFGIKKIEKKISEEQKGPKLSASGKVKLRIAHIQITDHLVLGVLKHLIAKGDMAPQHFVLETKCLPGWNPVADALEKGRVDAACVLAPIAMDLYSFDVPIKMILLAHKNGSIFVRNRRGDYREPFQDYFRNKSFLIPHKLSIHHMLAHMFFDRIGLRAGMDGDFHADINFEVVTPVKMPQFLKENVEACGFMVAEPIGTKAIASNLADLQFLSGELWAEHPCCVVAMRDDFIGPHMDAVYELTEMLVKSGKFIEEKPELAAEIAVDFLDPDKRLGLKVPLLKNVLKEKQGIKAGDLYPLIEDFEIMQDYMVNKMGVSSMINLEKFIDTRFAKAAYKDRIMSHKPSNLHVTTDVITNILHRGFNEDTVSSKAMLNKEGKYLTFKLGDQEYGIDILKIKEIIGMMPIRSIPCSANFIKGVINLRDNVIPVIDLRLKFGMEEIAYTDRTCIIVLELDNNGNSVHLGIAVDTVLEVLSIKASEIENTPYFGSNIDTRLILAIAKMDKGIKILLDIDEVFEWDTREETEIDQLLL is encoded by the coding sequence ATGTCCATTGATCCCCAAAAGATTACAATTCTACTGGTCGAAGATGCTGCGGTTATGCGTAATATCGAAAAAAGGACCCTGAACTCACTAGGGTTTAAAACGATTATAGAAGCTGAAGATGGGGCCATTGCTATTAAAATACTTCAGGAAACAGAAGGTATTGATATTGTAATCAGTGACTGGAACATGCCTAACACAGACGGTTTTCAACTTCTTGAGTGGATACGAACCAGTAACAAATACTCAGATCTGCCTTTTATAATGGCTACCGGGCATGGGGATAAAAAGCAGCAGCAAAAAGCTGTTGAAGCAGGTACCAACAGCTTTATTATCAAACCTTTTGATAATAAAGATCTTCAAAATAAGATTGATGAAGCATTTGGTATAAAAAAGAAAGAAAAGACAATTCAGGCAGATCAGTCATTATCCCAGGAATCTGATTCAGGAAAGGTCAAGTTAAGAATAGCCCATATCCAGATTACCGATCATCTTGTTTTAGGTGTTTTAAAACATATGATTGAAAAAGGCGATGTGGTTCCCCGTCATTTTGAACTGGAAACCAAATGCCTGCCAGGATGGAATTCTGTTGCAGATGCACTTGAAAAAGGCAGAGTGGATGCAGCCTGTGTTTTAGCTCCTATTGCCATGGATCTTTATAGTTTCGGAATACCTATAAAAATGATCCTGCTTGCCCATAAAAACGGCAGTATTTTTGTAAGAAACAGGCGCGGAGACTATCAAGAGCCTTTTCAGGATTATTTTAGAAATAAATCATTTTTAATCCCCCATAAACTATCCATACACCATATGCTTGCTCATATGTTTTTTGAAAAGATCGGATTAAAATCCGGTATGAACAGGGATTCTAATGCAGATATCAATTTTGAGGTAGTAACGCCTGTAAAGATGCCTGAATTTCTTACAGAAAATGTTGATGCCTGCGGATTTATGGTTGCAGAACCTTTTGGAACAAAAGTAATTGATTCCAGCCTGGCTGATCTGCAGTTTTTATCAGGTGAAATCTGGCCCCAACACCCATGCTGTGTTGTTGCCATGCGGGATGAATTTATAGACCCGCATACAGATGCAGTTTATGAACTTACTGAAATGCTTGTTAAAGCAGGGAAATTTATAGAAGAAAAACCTGAGCTGGCTGCTGAAATTGCTGTTAATTTTCTTGATCCTGATAAAAATCTAGGGCTTAAAGTGCCTATGCTTAAAAATGTTCTAACAGAAGAACAGGGCATTAAAGCCGGAGATTTATATCCCCTTATTGAAGATTTTGAGATTATGCAGGATTATATGGTCAATAAAATGGGGATAAGCTCAACAATCAATCTGGAAAAATTTATTGATACACGATTTGCCAGGGCAGCTTATAAAGACAGGGTCATAAAGCATCAGCCTTCCAGTCTTTATTCTGCAGATGATCTTATCACAAATATACTGCAGCGCGGGATTCCCAAGACATCAGGCAGTCCAAAATCAATATCAGCTAACAATAAAGCAGGCAGGACATCTATTGATCCCCAAAATATTACAATTCTATTGGTTGAAGATGCTGCGGTCATGCGCAATATTGAGAAAAAGACGCTGAATTCGCTGGGATTTAAAACAATTATAGAAGCCGAAGACGGTACTATTGCTATTAAGACCCTTCAGGAAACAGAAGGTATTGATATTGTAATCAGTGACTGGAATATGCCCAATACAGATGGTTTTAAACTCCTGAAATGGATACGAACCAGTGATAATTATTCAGAGCTGCCTTTTATAATGGCAACAGGCCAGGGGGATAAAAAACAGCAGCAAAAAGCTGTTGAAGCAGGTGTAAACAGCTTTATTGCAAAGCCTTTTGACAGTATAGAACTTAAAAATAAGATTGATGAAGCTTTTGGCATAAAAAAGATTGAAAAGAAAATATCTGAAGAACAGAAAGGCCCTAAGCTGTCTGCTTCAGGAAAGGTTAAATTAAGAATAGCCCATATCCAGATTACAGATCATCTTGTTTTAGGGGTTTTAAAACACTTGATTGCAAAAGGTGATATGGCTCCCCAGCATTTTGTTTTGGAAACCAAGTGCCTTCCAGGCTGGAATCCTGTTGCAGATGCACTGGAAAAAGGCAGGGTGGATGCAGCCTGTGTTTTAGCTCCTATTGCCATGGATCTTTATAGTTTTGATGTACCTATAAAGATGATCCTTCTTGCCCATAAAAACGGGAGTATTTTTGTACGAAACAGGAGGGGAGACTATCGGGAGCCTTTTCAGGATTATTTTAGAAATAAATCCTTTTTAATTCCCCATAAATTATCCATACACCATATGCTCGCCCATATGTTTTTTGACAGGATTGGTTTAAGAGCCGGTATGGATGGTGATTTTCATGCAGACATTAATTTTGAGGTGGTTACCCCTGTCAAAATGCCCCAATTTCTAAAAGAAAATGTTGAAGCCTGCGGGTTTATGGTTGCAGAACCCATTGGAACAAAAGCAATTGCATCCAATCTTGCTGATCTTCAATTTTTATCAGGTGAACTCTGGGCAGAACATCCATGCTGCGTAGTTGCCATGAGGGATGATTTTATAGGCCCCCACATGGATGCAGTTTATGAACTTACTGAAATGCTTGTAAAATCAGGCAAATTTATAGAAGAAAAGCCTGAACTTGCTGCTGAAATTGCTGTTGATTTTCTTGATCCTGATAAACGGCTTGGTCTTAAAGTGCCTTTGCTTAAAAATGTTCTTAAAGAAAAACAGGGCATTAAAGCTGGAGACCTATATCCTTTGATTGAAGATTTTGAAATCATGCAGGATTATATGGTCAATAAAATGGGCGTAAGCTCAATGATTAACCTGGAAAAATTTATTGATACACGATTTGCCAAAGCAGCTTACAAAGACAGGATCATGAGCCATAAACCATCCAATCTTCATGTTACTACTGATGTTATAACGAATATTTTACACCGCGGGTTTAATGAAGATACTGTCAGTTCCAAAGCCATGCTCAATAAAGAAGGCAAGTATCTGACCTTTAAGCTTGGGGATCAGGAATATGGAATTGATATTTTAAAAATCAAGGAAATAATTGGAATGATGCCTATCCGAAGCATTCCCTGTTCTGCAAATTTTATAAAAGGTGTTATCAATCTAAGGGATAATGTTATACCTGTGATAGATCTCAGGCTGAAATTCGGGATGGAGGAAATAGCCTATACAGATCGAACATGTATTATTGTTCTTGAACTTGATAATAATGGTAATTCCGTTCATTTGGGAATAGCTGTTGATACTGTTTTAGAGGTTTTGAGTATTAAAGCTTCAGAAATTGAAAATACGCCTTATTTTGGCAGCAATATTGATACCAGGCTTATACTGGCAATAGCTAAAATGGATAAAGGGATAAAGATTCTCCTTGATATTGATGAAGTATTTGAATGGGATACACGGGAAGAAACTGAGATTGACCAGCTTTTATTATAG
- a CDS encoding response regulator: MSSAVILAVDDKPDNLFVLEQIISEYLPACKIITAQNAEKGLDFARKNSLDLAIIDVQMPCFDGIRMCRCLKEDPQTAGIPVILLTAHRAGTDLKVKGLNAGADDFITKPFDSFELIARIKVMLRIKKAEDILRQEKKGLEKKVSEKSIQLETAEKQYKALFNNVNDPIFVRDFDGNIFDANQAACDTLGYNVQELLKMKIQEIASPENAALIPSRTHKMRQQGKLVYESACMTRDGDIIPIEVSGRVSEYDNKPAILTIWRDLRERKQAESEKRNLQMQLQQAQKMEAIGTLAGGIAHDFNNILFPIIGYTEMTMDDVPKNSQAYKNLTEILKAAQRAAKLVEHILTFSRSRGQERAPMKIHLVIKEALKLIRAAIPKTINLYQDIDENCGPVLADPTQIHQIVMNLCINAYHAMQHQDAGGDIRLALKEVEIRPEDNIELKNNPGIYLRLMVSDTGQGMDDLVKQRIFEPYYTTKEKNKGTGMGLSVVHGIVKSYGGAITVFSKPGAGTTFYVYLPRLDIHREPQAVVFDSPAASRGSEHILLVDDEDQIVLMEEKTLTRLGYRVTSKTSSLDAFEIFRKQPDQFDLVITDQAMPNMAGMQLAHNMIQIRPDIPIILCTGFSEVVNEDQAKAAGIKEFLMKPLVKKDLAETIRKVLS; the protein is encoded by the coding sequence ATGAGCAGTGCTGTTATTTTGGCTGTTGACGACAAGCCTGACAACCTGTTTGTTCTGGAGCAGATAATATCTGAATATTTGCCGGCATGTAAAATAATTACTGCACAAAATGCTGAAAAAGGTTTGGATTTTGCCAGAAAAAATTCTTTGGATCTTGCTATTATTGATGTGCAGATGCCGTGTTTTGATGGTATCAGGATGTGCAGATGCCTTAAAGAAGACCCGCAAACTGCTGGTATCCCGGTTATTCTTCTTACAGCTCACAGAGCAGGTACAGATTTAAAGGTTAAAGGATTAAATGCAGGTGCTGATGATTTTATTACCAAACCTTTTGACAGCTTTGAACTTATAGCCAGGATCAAGGTTATGCTGCGTATAAAAAAAGCAGAAGATATTCTGCGCCAGGAAAAAAAAGGACTTGAAAAAAAAGTCAGTGAAAAATCCATACAGCTGGAAACAGCGGAAAAGCAGTATAAAGCATTATTCAACAATGTAAATGACCCCATATTTGTCAGGGATTTTGATGGAAATATATTTGATGCCAACCAGGCTGCATGTGATACTCTTGGTTATAATGTTCAGGAATTGTTGAAAATGAAAATCCAGGAAATTGCCAGCCCTGAAAATGCAGCTTTAATCCCAAGCCGCACCCATAAAATGCGGCAGCAGGGCAAGCTTGTTTATGAATCAGCCTGCATGACCAGGGATGGGGATATTATACCTATAGAAGTCAGCGGACGTGTCAGCGAGTATGATAATAAACCAGCCATACTTACCATATGGCGTGATCTTCGTGAACGAAAGCAGGCAGAATCTGAAAAAAGAAACCTCCAGATGCAGCTTCAGCAGGCACAGAAAATGGAGGCAATAGGTACCCTGGCTGGAGGCATTGCCCATGATTTTAACAATATCTTGTTTCCCATTATAGGATATACAGAAATGACAATGGACGATGTGCCAAAAAACAGCCAGGCATATAAAAACCTGACTGAAATACTGAAAGCAGCACAGCGTGCAGCAAAACTGGTGGAACATATTCTGACTTTCAGCAGGAGCAGGGGACAGGAAAGAGCGCCCATGAAGATTCATCTTGTTATTAAAGAAGCCTTGAAACTTATCAGGGCTGCTATTCCTAAAACCATTAACCTTTATCAGGATATAGATGAAAACTGCGGACCTGTTCTTGCAGACCCCACCCAGATACATCAGATTGTTATGAACCTGTGCATCAATGCTTATCATGCAATGCAGCATCAGGATGCAGGAGGAGATATCAGGCTTGCTTTAAAAGAGGTAGAGATAAGACCTGAAGATAATATTGAATTAAAAAATAATCCAGGAATATATCTCAGATTGATGGTCAGCGATACAGGACAGGGTATGGACGATCTTGTTAAGCAAAGAATTTTTGAGCCTTATTATACTACCAAAGAAAAGAATAAAGGAACCGGCATGGGCCTTTCCGTAGTACATGGCATTGTTAAAAGCTATGGAGGTGCTATAACTGTTTTCAGCAAACCCGGTGCAGGAACAACCTTTTATGTTTACCTGCCCAGGCTTGATATACATAGAGAACCCCAGGCTGTTGTTTTCGATAGTCCTGCTGCCAGCAGGGGGAGCGAACATATTCTTCTGGTAGATGATGAAGATCAGATAGTTTTGATGGAAGAAAAGACATTAACACGGCTTGGTTATCGTGTAACATCCAAAACAAGCAGCCTTGATGCATTTGAGATATTCAGAAAACAGCCGGATCAATTTGATCTTGTAATTACTGACCAGGCCATGCCCAATATGGCAGGTATGCAGCTTGCTCATAATATGATACAAATCCGGCCTGATATTCCCATTATTCTCTGTACTGGGTTCAGTGAAGTTGTAAATGAAGATCAGGCAAAGGCAGCAGGTATAAAAGAATTTCTTATGAAACCTTTGGTTAAAAAAGATCTGGCTGAAACCATAAGAAAGGTTCTTTCATAA
- a CDS encoding citrate synthase, whose amino-acid sequence MNEYVEMKWKGRTFKLPVIEGSEGEQGIDISALRRDTGLITLDPGFANTGSCKSAITFMDGEKGILRYRGYPIEQLAEHSSFREVAYLLINGELPSKKEITRFSVLLNDHSLVHEDMRTFFANFPRASHPMGILSSMVNALKSFYPYIEGEKEANITVARLISKVRTLAAMSYKISRGHTVVYPRQDLSYCENFLNMMFHSPVRPYKIDPDIVQALSVFLILHADHEQNCSTSAVRLVGSGKVNLYASISAGIAALWGHLHGGANQAVIEMLENIVERGESISRIIERAKDKKDPFRLMGFGHRVYKTYDPRTKIIKSMCDTLLEKLHIHDPLLDIAKELEEIAVNDDYFIENKLYPNIDFYSGIVLRTIGIPTNMFTVMFAIGRLPGWIAQWKESMDDPEWKLNRPRQIYTGYQERNYIPIEER is encoded by the coding sequence ATGAATGAATACGTTGAAATGAAATGGAAAGGCAGAACCTTTAAATTACCTGTAATAGAAGGTTCAGAAGGTGAACAGGGCATAGATATTTCAGCATTGCGCCGGGATACAGGTTTGATTACCCTGGATCCTGGATTTGCCAATACAGGAAGCTGTAAGAGTGCTATAACTTTTATGGATGGTGAAAAAGGTATCCTTCGTTACAGAGGATATCCTATTGAACAACTGGCAGAACATTCCAGTTTTCGGGAAGTAGCCTATCTTCTGATTAATGGCGAACTTCCTTCAAAAAAAGAAATAACCCGATTTTCGGTGCTGCTCAATGACCATTCCCTGGTTCATGAAGATATGAGGACTTTTTTTGCCAATTTTCCCAGAGCATCACATCCTATGGGTATTTTATCATCAATGGTAAATGCCTTGAAAAGTTTTTATCCTTATATAGAAGGTGAAAAAGAAGCAAATATTACTGTTGCCCGCCTTATATCCAAGGTTCGCACCCTTGCTGCCATGTCCTATAAAATATCAAGGGGCCATACAGTTGTATATCCCAGGCAGGATCTTTCTTATTGTGAGAATTTTTTGAACATGATGTTTCATTCACCTGTCAGGCCCTATAAGATTGACCCTGATATAGTCCAGGCTTTAAGTGTTTTTCTAATACTTCATGCAGATCATGAGCAGAACTGTTCCACATCTGCTGTACGCCTTGTCGGCAGCGGCAAGGTAAATCTTTATGCTTCTATTTCAGCAGGCATTGCAGCTCTCTGGGGACATCTTCATGGAGGTGCTAATCAGGCTGTTATTGAAATGCTTGAAAATATTGTGGAAAGAGGCGAAAGCATTTCCCGTATTATAGAACGGGCAAAAGATAAAAAGGATCCTTTCCGGCTTATGGGATTTGGACACCGGGTTTATAAAACCTATGATCCCAGAACCAAAATTATAAAATCCATGTGTGATACATTACTTGAAAAACTTCATATTCATGATCCACTGCTCGATATTGCAAAAGAACTGGAAGAGATTGCAGTGAATGACGATTATTTTATTGAAAACAAACTTTATCCTAATATTGATTTTTACAGCGGGATAGTTTTGCGGACTATAGGGATACCAACTAATATGTTTACTGTAATGTTTGCCATCGGCAGGCTTCCAGGATGGATTGCCCAATGGAAGGAAAGCATGGATGACCCGGAATGGAAACTCAACCGGCCCAGGCAGATATATACAGGTTATCAGGAAAGAAATTATATCCCTATTGAAGAAAGATAG
- a CDS encoding HDOD domain-containing protein — MDSRIKMVPVGEYRISNDKNAELFTITASCAALMLHDSKNHIAGMVHIVLPGRRKRMREGTRDAYFADTGVPLLIRGMIEHGADLENLKASLAGGGSFLNDYKGSDIGKKNVEAVTAILGQYRIPIVQTDTGGQTGRRISLNVNTGRLTVQSFSRCQTGDREFWGSKSGHNKISYNILLKKIMLLITEIKPDYPLAGLVLDAVHCDINEIDWNYLFLLLGRNLPLALHVFRIANSPYYGKPGTISSFENALRVLGPAQFRRICVLASVMRQSGGHPGRLEKTAAGLSRHALASALTARHIAEKSGMAPMVQEDTFTAALFHGIGGLVNLVIQDSEISSIDYIRSGTIILSAMKMPDSIISAVASHEYPVNDKHGNPTIASFVHMGCAVSRLLGITSDLEPPVFSLCAEICKSTGLTYELSCIIPEIIHMLKSYGVRDLLDPD; from the coding sequence ATGGATTCCAGGATTAAAATGGTTCCAGTTGGTGAGTACCGGATATCTAATGATAAGAATGCAGAGCTTTTTACAATAACAGCTTCATGTGCGGCTCTTATGCTGCATGATTCTAAAAATCATATAGCAGGCATGGTACATATTGTATTGCCTGGCCGGCGTAAAAGAATGCGGGAGGGAACAAGGGATGCATATTTTGCTGATACAGGGGTTCCCCTGCTTATCCGCGGGATGATTGAACATGGTGCAGATCTTGAAAATCTGAAAGCAAGCCTTGCAGGAGGAGGTTCTTTTCTTAATGATTATAAGGGTTCAGATATTGGGAAAAAAAATGTTGAAGCTGTAACAGCAATACTGGGACAATACAGGATTCCCATTGTGCAGACAGATACAGGGGGCCAGACAGGAAGGCGTATAAGCCTGAATGTGAACACAGGCCGTCTTACTGTTCAATCTTTCAGCCGGTGTCAAACCGGGGACAGGGAATTCTGGGGCAGTAAATCAGGGCATAATAAAATATCTTACAATATATTATTAAAAAAAATCATGCTCTTAATTACAGAGATTAAACCTGATTACCCATTGGCAGGCTTAGTGCTTGATGCAGTACATTGTGATATAAATGAAATTGACTGGAATTACCTGTTTCTGCTTCTTGGGCGTAATCTTCCTCTTGCCCTGCATGTTTTCAGGATTGCCAATTCCCCATATTACGGAAAACCAGGCACAATATCTTCTTTTGAAAATGCTCTTAGAGTTTTAGGCCCTGCTCAATTCAGGAGAATCTGTGTCCTGGCTTCTGTAATGCGCCAGTCTGGCGGACATCCCGGCAGGCTTGAAAAAACAGCAGCCGGATTATCCAGGCATGCCCTGGCTTCTGCCCTGACAGCACGTCATATTGCCGAAAAATCAGGCATGGCACCGATGGTTCAGGAAGATACATTTACTGCTGCTTTATTTCATGGAATCGGGGGACTGGTTAATCTGGTTATTCAAGACAGCGAAATCAGCAGCATTGATTATATCAGATCTGGCACAATTATTCTTTCAGCAATGAAAATGCCTGATTCAATTATTTCTGCTGTTGCTTCACATGAATATCCTGTTAATGATAAACATGGAAATCCGACCATTGCATCATTTGTTCATATGGGATGTGCTGTCAGCCGGCTGCTGGGAATTACCAGTGATCTGGAACCCCCGGTTTTCAGCCTGTGTGCAGAAATTTGTAAAAGTACGGGATTAACATATGAATTATCCTGTATTATACCTGAGATAATTCACATGTTAAAATCATATGGTGTAAGGGATTTATTAGATCCTGATTAA